TCCCACGAGGCTTATTTGAAAGCCTTCTTCCCCCAAGCGAAGATCCAGCCCTATCCCGATGTGGCGGCCGCGCGCGCCGCGCTCCTCGCCGGCGAGGCGGACCTCCTGTTCGGCGATGGCATCGGCCTGTCGCTCTGGCTCAATGGCACGCAGGCCAATGGCTGCTGCCGCTTCGTGGGCGGCCCCTTCACCGAGAGCCGCTATTTCGGCGATGGCCTCTCCGTGGCCGTGAAGTCCGGCAACGATCAGCTCCGCCGGGCCATCGACTATGCGCTCCAGCGCGTGTGGGAGAAGGGCGTCTACACGGACCTCTATCTGCGCTGGTTCCCCATCGGCTTCTACTGACGTTCTCACGCGATGGTGTGCGCGGGGTGGCTCGCGCGCGTCTCGGGGGCGGATCAAGATCGCGGCCTCTCGTCGGAGTTCGTCCATGCGCGCCTCTTCCCTCCTGTCCGCCGCCCTTCTCTCCGTGCTGTTCGCCTCGCCCGTCCTCGCCCAGCAGGCGGCGAGCGTGCGGGGCACCATCGTTGCCGCCGAGGGCGGGAACCTGAAGGTGCACAGCCGCGAGGGGCAGGATGTGGCGGTGGTGCTGAGCGAGCCGATCCGCGTGACCGGGCTGGAGCGCATCACCCTCGCCGACATTCCGGCCAACGCTTATGTGGGCGTCGCTTCCATGCCGCAGGCGGGGGCGCCCGCCGGGGCGCCGGAGGTGGCGGTGTCCATCCATGTGTTTCCGGAGGAGATGCGGGGCGCGGGCGAAGGCTCGCGCGGCTATGACCTGGCCCCCAACGCCACCATGACCAATGGGGCCATGGCGCAGAAACTGGTGGAGAAGACGGGTGACCGCCTCACCATCGCCTATGCCGGCGGGGAGAAGCAGGTGGTGGTGACGCCGCAGACCTCGCTGGTGCGCTTCGTGCCGGGCACCATGGCCGAGGTGAAGCCCGGCGCCCATGTGGTGATCCGCGGCACCAAGGGCAGCGACGGGGCGATCGCCAGCCAGCGCGTCATCGTGGGCCGGGGCGACGTGGTTCCCGCCATGTGACGGGGCAGGGATGCTGTCGCGGTAGCGGGCGGCGCGCAGCCGCCCTGCACAAAAGCGGATCGCACTTTCTATCGACATGTTCTAGAGCAGGGGCGCGCACGCGCTGGCGAAGGCTGGCGGATGCGTGTCCACGCGAGCCCGGCCGTAGCCTTCCTTTCGAGGACGGCTGGCGCGGCCGCGCAGCCACCAGGCCGCCTGCCTCGCCCGTTGGCGCCCTGACCGGAGATTTGACATGACCACGGCCGCGACGACCGAAGACCTTGCCACCGAACTGCGCACGTTTGCGGAGACCGCAGGCGCCTGGCCGTTCGAGGAAGCGCGCAAGATCGTCGAGCGGCTGAAGCGCAAGCCCAAGGACGAGGTGCTGTTCGAGACCGGCTATGGCCCCTCCGGCCTGCCGCACATCGGCACGTTCGGCGAAGTGGCGCGCACCACCATGGTGCGCCACGCCTTCCGCGTGCTCACCGAGGACAAGGTGAAGACCCGGCTGCTGTGCTTCTCGGACGATATGGACGGCATGCGCAAGATCCCGGACAACGTGCCGGACCGCGCCGCGCTGGAGCCCTATCTCCAGATGCCGCTGACCTCCGTGCCCAATCCGTTCGGCGGCGACTATCCGAGCTTCGGCGACCACAACAACGCCATGCTGCGGCGCTTCCTCGACACCTTTGGCTTCGATTACGAATTCGCCAGCGCTACCGATTATTACAAGACCGGCAAGCTGGACGCCGTGCTGCTGCGCGCGGCCGAGAAGTACGATGACATCATGGCCGTGATGCTGCCGACGCTCGGCGAGGAGCGGCAGGCCACCTACAGCCCGTTCCTGCCCATCTCGCCCACCAGCGGGCGCGTGCTCTACGTGCCGCTGAAGGCCGTGGACGCCAAGGCCGGCACCATCACCTTCACGGACGAGGACGGGGTGGACAAGACCCTCCCCGTGACCGGGGGCAAGGTGAAGCTTCAGTGGAAGCCGGACTTCGGCGCCCGCTGGGCGGCGCTCGGCGTCGATTTCGAGATGTTCGGCAAGGATCACCAGACCAACGCGCCGGTCTATGACAGGATCTGCGAGATCCTCGGCGGCGTGGCGCCCGAGCATTATGTCTATGAGCTGTTCCTCGATGAGAACGGCCAGAAGATCTCCAAGTCCAAGGGCAATGGCCTCACCATCGACGAGTGGCTGACTTACGCGAGCCCGGAGAGCCTCGCGCTCTACATGTTCCAGTCGCCGCGCTCGGCCAAGAAGCTGCACTTCGACGTCATCCCGAAGGCGGTGGACGAGTATTTCAACTTCCTCGCCCGCTATCCGGCGCAGGACTGGAAGCTGCGCCTCGGCAATCCGGTGTGGCACATCCATTCCGGCAATCCGCCGGCGGTGGACATGCCGGTGTCCTTCTCCATGCTGCTCAACCTCGCCTCGGCGTCCAACACCGAGGACGAGGGCGTGCTGTGGGGCTTCCTCAACCGTCACGTGGAAGGTATCTCGCCTCAGACCCATCCCAAGCTCAACGAGCTGGTGGGCTATGCGGTGAAGTATTTCAATGACTTCGTGAAGCCCAACAAGCGCTTCCGTGCCCCTGACGACGTTGAGCGGGACGCCCTCGCGACGCTCGATGCGGCGCTCGCCGCCTTGCCCGAGGGGGCGAGCGCGGAGGACATCCAGACGGTGCTCTATGACGTGGCCCGTCCCATCCCGCGCTATCAGGACCTCAAGGCCAAGGGCGCGACGCCGGAGAAGCCGGGCGTCTCGGTGGAATGGTTCAACACGATCTATCAGGTTCTGATCGGGCAGGAGCGGGGACCGCGCTTCGGCTCGTTCGTCGCCATCTACGGCATCCCGGAGACGCGGGCGCTCATCGCCAAGGCCCTCGACGGCACGCTGGCGGCCTGAGGCTTGACCGTCCGCGCTTTGCGCGGGCGGCGTCTCTTATCGATCGCTTGCTCTGGAGTGGCTTGGCCTCCGGCTGGCCCGTTGCTCTAATCCCCGGCGAACGTCCGATTCGGATGTTCCCAAGGTCCGGCTGTCGCTCGGCTGCACGGACGCATAAGGGTGCCTTCGGCATCCGGGGAGGCTCGCATGACGCCCATTCTGAAAACCGCCGTCGCCACGGCGGCGCTGTCCCTTGCCCTCGCCTGCACCGGCTCGGCCTTTGCGCAGCAGGCTACGCCCCCGGCGCAGCCGCCGATCACGCTCAAGGCCATGGGCTCCTTCCATATCGGCGGCAAGACCGTCGATATTTCCGGCAAGCCCGTGAAGGAAGTCGTGTTCTCGCCCGGCGGCGTGCCGGCCAAGATCGATCCCAACGGCACCTACATCGCCGGCCAGATGTATGTGCAGTATTTCATTCCGCAGGATCAGAAAGGCACCGTGCCCCTGCTGCTGTGGCACGGCGGCGGCCTCACCGGCGTGACCTATGAGACCACGCCGGACGGGCGTGAGGGATGGCTCAATTACTTCCTGCGCAAGGGCTGGGCGGTCTACAATTCCGACGCGGTGGAGCGGGGCCGCTCCGGCTGGGCGCAATCGCCGGACATCTTCCCCGGCGAGCCGGTGTTCCTGACCGTGAACGGTCCCTTCGAGCGCTTCCGCATCGGCGATGGCGCCGGCTCCTGGTCCGACGATCCGGCCAAGCGCAAGGTGCTGCCGGGCAACCAGTTCCCGGTCGATTCCTACATCCAGTTCGTGAAGCAGAACGTGCCGCGCTGGACGACCACGGACGACTTCATCCTCGATGCCTACAGCCAGGAAATCGAGAAGGTCTGCCCCTGTGTCATCCTCGTGCACAGCCAGTCCGGCAAGTTCGGCTTCGAGATGGCCCAGAAGCATCCGGACAAGGTGAAGGCGCTCATCGCCGTGGAGCCCGCCGTCACGGGCGATCCCAAACTGGCCTCCAAGCTCGCCGGCGTGCCGATCCTGATGGTCTATGGCGACTATATCGCCACCGACAGCCGCTGGCCGACCATCCGCGCGCGGGCCATGGACTTCGTGAAGCTGGTCCGCGATGCCGGCGGCAGCGTCGATGTCATCAACCTTCCGGAGAAGGGCATCAAGGGCAACAGCCACCTCATCATGATGGACCGCAACAGCGACGAGGTGGCGGGCGTGATCCAGAACTGGCTGGTGGAGAAGAAGCTCACCCGCTGACGGCGCCCCCCATCAGGGCCGATCACTGATTGGCCCTGACCGCTTCTGCGCCAAGGCCGCCCGTGCGGACGCGCCCAGGGCGACGATGCCGCGGCGGCCGGGCCGCTCGATCAGCAGGTAGCACACAGCGGAGATCAGCAGCGCGGCGATCCAGATGCCGGCATATTGCCCCCAGACCGGCACGCCCGAGAACGCGGCCAGGTGGTCCGTATGCCAGCGGATAATGAGCTGATGGAAGAGATACAGCCCATAGCTGATCTCCCCGAGGAACACGATGGACGGGCGCGAGAGCCAGCGGCTGGGGCCGCCGTCATAGCGCCCCAGCGCCAGGATCAGCGCCGCATAGGCGGGTGCGGCGCCGGTGGCGGCGATGGCCATCGCCAGCGGCAGCGGCAGGGCCCCCAGCCATTCCACCTTGAACAGCATGTTGGCCGCCAGCATCAGCGCCAGTGCGCCCCACTGGATGCGCGTGCCCTCGCGCGGGCTGCGCCCGGTGGCCTTGAACCAATGTCCCGCCAGGACTCCGGCGGCGAAGGCCGGCAGGTAGATCACGGGATTGTACCGGCCGAGCCAGAGCACATCCACGCCGGGAAACAATGTCCACACCGCCATCTGTGCGGCAATCACCGCGAGGGTCAGCAGCGCCAGCCAGACGAGCCCGTGCCGGCGCATCCGCCACAGCACGGCGGGGAAGACGGCATAGAAGAACATCTCCGCCGATACGGACCAGGACGGCGCATTGATCGACCAATAGACGATCCTGTCGGGCACCCAGGCCTGCACCATGGCGAGGTTGGCGACCAGGATTGCCACTTGCGTGCCGCTGCTCTCGATCAGCATCCGGCTGTACGGCCAGAACAGCGCAAACCAGAAGGCCACCGCCGCCAGATAGGCCGGCCAGATGCGCGCCAGGCGGGCGATCATGAACTGCAGATGCGAGCGGTATTTCTCCGC
The Azorhizobium caulinodans ORS 571 genome window above contains:
- a CDS encoding acyltransferase family protein yields the protein MNIPALTGARFFAAAAIVLYHSQLPPFFPADAFWPLDPSGGVPFFFVLSGFVLTLHAEKYRSHLQFMIARLARIWPAYLAAVAFWFALFWPYSRMLIESSGTQVAILVANLAMVQAWVPDRIVYWSINAPSWSVSAEMFFYAVFPAVLWRMRRHGLVWLALLTLAVIAAQMAVWTLFPGVDVLWLGRYNPVIYLPAFAAGVLAGHWFKATGRSPREGTRIQWGALALMLAANMLFKVEWLGALPLPLAMAIAATGAAPAYAALILALGRYDGGPSRWLSRPSIVFLGEISYGLYLFHQLIIRWHTDHLAAFSGVPVWGQYAGIWIAALLISAVCYLLIERPGRRGIVALGASARAALAQKRSGPISDRP
- a CDS encoding lysine--tRNA ligase, with amino-acid sequence MTTAATTEDLATELRTFAETAGAWPFEEARKIVERLKRKPKDEVLFETGYGPSGLPHIGTFGEVARTTMVRHAFRVLTEDKVKTRLLCFSDDMDGMRKIPDNVPDRAALEPYLQMPLTSVPNPFGGDYPSFGDHNNAMLRRFLDTFGFDYEFASATDYYKTGKLDAVLLRAAEKYDDIMAVMLPTLGEERQATYSPFLPISPTSGRVLYVPLKAVDAKAGTITFTDEDGVDKTLPVTGGKVKLQWKPDFGARWAALGVDFEMFGKDHQTNAPVYDRICEILGGVAPEHYVYELFLDENGQKISKSKGNGLTIDEWLTYASPESLALYMFQSPRSAKKLHFDVIPKAVDEYFNFLARYPAQDWKLRLGNPVWHIHSGNPPAVDMPVSFSMLLNLASASNTEDEGVLWGFLNRHVEGISPQTHPKLNELVGYAVKYFNDFVKPNKRFRAPDDVERDALATLDAALAALPEGASAEDIQTVLYDVARPIPRYQDLKAKGATPEKPGVSVEWFNTIYQVLIGQERGPRFGSFVAIYGIPETRALIAKALDGTLAA
- a CDS encoding esterase; its protein translation is MTPILKTAVATAALSLALACTGSAFAQQATPPAQPPITLKAMGSFHIGGKTVDISGKPVKEVVFSPGGVPAKIDPNGTYIAGQMYVQYFIPQDQKGTVPLLLWHGGGLTGVTYETTPDGREGWLNYFLRKGWAVYNSDAVERGRSGWAQSPDIFPGEPVFLTVNGPFERFRIGDGAGSWSDDPAKRKVLPGNQFPVDSYIQFVKQNVPRWTTTDDFILDAYSQEIEKVCPCVILVHSQSGKFGFEMAQKHPDKVKALIAVEPAVTGDPKLASKLAGVPILMVYGDYIATDSRWPTIRARAMDFVKLVRDAGGSVDVINLPEKGIKGNSHLIMMDRNSDEVAGVIQNWLVEKKLTR